One window from the genome of Hemitrygon akajei chromosome 4, sHemAka1.3, whole genome shotgun sequence encodes:
- the nanos1 gene encoding nanos homolog 1, whose protein sequence is MDFLNASYLRPGGGYGCTFNFWNDYLGLSTLVTKNRRKGPGSPNSITESLKATLGLSDPTCPCLGNGNGLLDCCCSASAGRGFLDLEENFPLFNSFPPLPPLRGQLEPEMLLDPFGSLDLLGPDRRASRKPGSRAKQEPRICVFCRNNGAPEDVYGSHVLKTSDGRVVCPILRAYTCPLCNASGDNAHTIKYCPFSKDQPPQRALKGSRAVGGGRRVKVF, encoded by the coding sequence ATGGATTTCCTGAACGCCAGTTACCTGCGACCAGGCGGCGGCTACGGCTGCACCTTCAACTTTTGGAATGACTACTTGGGTCTGTCGACACTGGTCACGAAGAACCGCCGCAAGGGACCCGGCTCTCCCAATTCCATCACCGAGTCTCTGAAGGCCACTCTCGGCTTGAGCGATCCGACTTGTCCTTGTCTGGGTAACGGTAATGGGCTGCTGGACTGTTGCTGTTCCGCTAGCGCCGGGAGAGGCTTCTTAGatctggaggagaacttcccccttttcaatTCCTTCCCGCCCCTACCCCCTCTCCGCGGGCAGCTGGAACCCGAGATGCTGCTGGATCCCTTCGGCTCCCTGGACCTACTCGGACCAGACAGGAGGGCTTCCAGGAAGCCGGGCAGCCGAGCCAAACAAGAGCCCAGGATCTGCGTTTTCTGCCGGAACAACGGTGCCCCCGAGGACGTCTACGGATCCCACGTCCTGAAGACCTCCGACGGCAGAGTGGTTTGCCCCATTCTCAGGGCGTACACTTGCCCCCTGTGCAACGCCAGCGGGGATAACGCGCACACCATCAAGTACTGCCCCTTCTCCAAAGATCAGCCCCCGCAGAGAGCGCTGAAGGGGAGCAGGGCGGTAGGAGGGGGCAGGCGGGTTAAGGTCTTCTAG